One Dokdonia sp. Dokd-P16 genomic window carries:
- a CDS encoding aminotransferase class V-fold PLP-dependent enzyme: MKNFAKLFPILKQYTYLNTAASGLLSLPVMEWRQEHDLDFLIQGSILKENQAKVLTGVREKVGKLFSCKAKRVALVPNFSYGFNTLIDGITTHKKVLLLEGDYPSVNWPFESRDFDLSYIKITGTVEEEIATAFAKAQPDIFAFSMVQWLSGIKINHEFLKELKSKYPDTLFFADATQYLGTEIFDFDNSAFDVIGGSTYKWMNAGYGNALFLFKESVAERVAPRTTGFNSIQGKYKPQEGSFLGRFEPGHQDTLNYGSLGVAIDVIRQLGVKTIDEKVKTINAKAKEAFAERGLISKEIIDRVDHGSFFNIKGNDQLVARLRNEGIITIARGEGVRVGFHYFNTEEDLNKLLVLV; the protein is encoded by the coding sequence ATGAAAAATTTTGCAAAACTCTTTCCTATTTTAAAACAGTACACCTATCTCAATACTGCAGCATCGGGCTTATTATCACTGCCTGTGATGGAGTGGCGTCAAGAGCATGATCTCGATTTTCTTATACAAGGTAGTATACTTAAAGAGAATCAAGCAAAAGTACTCACAGGCGTACGAGAAAAGGTAGGTAAGCTTTTTTCTTGTAAAGCAAAAAGAGTAGCACTTGTGCCTAATTTTTCTTACGGATTCAACACGCTTATAGATGGGATAACAACGCATAAAAAAGTACTTCTTTTAGAAGGAGATTACCCTTCGGTAAACTGGCCTTTTGAGAGTCGCGACTTTGACTTGAGTTATATAAAAATTACGGGAACTGTTGAGGAGGAGATAGCAACCGCTTTCGCGAAAGCGCAACCAGATATATTTGCCTTTTCTATGGTGCAGTGGTTATCTGGTATAAAAATCAATCATGAGTTCTTGAAAGAGTTAAAGTCAAAATATCCCGACACCTTGTTTTTTGCAGATGCTACGCAATATCTAGGCACCGAAATATTTGATTTTGATAATTCTGCATTTGATGTGATAGGAGGAAGTACTTACAAGTGGATGAATGCTGGATATGGTAATGCATTATTTTTATTTAAAGAGTCTGTAGCAGAGCGTGTAGCTCCTAGAACTACAGGTTTCAATTCTATACAAGGAAAATATAAGCCTCAAGAAGGTAGTTTTTTAGGAAGGTTTGAGCCAGGTCATCAAGACACGCTCAATTACGGGAGTCTAGGTGTCGCCATTGATGTTATACGACAGCTAGGTGTGAAAACCATAGATGAAAAAGTAAAAACTATAAACGCTAAAGCAAAAGAAGCCTTTGCCGAGAGAGGACTTATTTCAAAAGAAATTATAGACCGAGTAGATCATGGTTCATTTTTTAATATCAAGGGAAATGACCAGCTTGTCGCACGATTAAGGAATGAAGGAATAATAACAATTGCACGAGGTGAAGGTGTGCGGGTAGGATTTCATTATTTTAATACAGAAGAAGATCTCAATAAATTGCTAGTTCTTGTGTAG
- a CDS encoding isoamylase early set domain-containing protein: protein MAVTKKFLKTKPVCKVTFAIPAAHASTVAVAGDFNNWDTSTSLKKLKNGTFKGTFDIPTESSYEFRYVVDGEWVNEAEADRFQYNAYAATENSVLEL, encoded by the coding sequence ATGGCAGTCACAAAAAAATTTTTAAAAACAAAACCTGTTTGTAAAGTTACATTTGCAATACCTGCAGCACACGCAAGTACTGTAGCTGTTGCTGGTGATTTTAATAACTGGGACACATCTACATCTCTCAAGAAATTAAAGAATGGAACTTTTAAAGGAACTTTTGATATTCCTACAGAGAGCTCTTACGAGTTTCGTTATGTAGTAGATGGTGAGTGGGTAAATGAAGCAGAAGCAGATCGTTTTCAGTATAATGCTTATGCCGCTACAGAAAATAGTGTTCTTGAATTATAA
- a CDS encoding DUF427 domain-containing protein has protein sequence MKAIWNDQVIAESNDTVVIENNHYFPHDAIKKEFFTSSELQSTCPWKGVASYYTVTVDGKENKDAAWFYPEVSELAKGIKNHVAFWRGIQVVD, from the coding sequence ATGAAAGCAATTTGGAATGATCAAGTAATAGCAGAAAGTAATGATACCGTTGTAATTGAAAACAATCACTACTTTCCTCATGATGCTATAAAGAAAGAGTTTTTTACATCAAGTGAACTGCAGAGCACCTGCCCATGGAAAGGTGTCGCTTCTTACTATACTGTTACCGTAGATGGAAAAGAAAATAAAGACGCCGCTTGGTTTTATCCAGAAGTGAGCGAACTAGCAAAAGGAATTAAAAACCACGTTGCTTTCTGGCGAGGGATACAAGTAGTTGATTAA
- a CDS encoding L-histidine N(alpha)-methyltransferase, with amino-acid sequence MTTKTTTITSAFSQEVTEGLTSFPKFLSSKYIYDKKGDKLFQDIMAMPTYYLTNCEFEIFETHKEAISKAFTDNEGFDLIELGAGDGKKTKVLLKHLIERGDTFAYLPIDISQNVLDGLKESVEREIPDIVIKPQQGTYFEVLEDVAGYNERKKVIMVLGSNIGNLLHPQAIDFLTNIQNAMTPGDLLYMGFDQKKNPQTILDAYNDPEGVTEAFNKNLLHRINNEMDADFNPDNFKHWEVYDPETGTAKSYLVSTKDQSVTIKSLDLKVDFTAWETIHTEISQKYDDNIVEWLASESGLEIVNEFSDSKAYYKNYLFKKK; translated from the coding sequence ATGACGACCAAAACTACTACCATCACATCTGCATTTAGTCAAGAAGTAACAGAAGGACTCACCTCCTTCCCAAAGTTCCTTTCTTCAAAATATATCTATGACAAAAAAGGCGATAAGCTTTTTCAAGATATTATGGCAATGCCTACCTATTACCTCACAAACTGTGAGTTTGAAATTTTTGAAACGCATAAGGAAGCGATTTCAAAAGCCTTTACAGACAACGAAGGTTTTGACCTTATAGAACTGGGCGCTGGAGATGGCAAGAAAACTAAAGTCCTTTTAAAGCACTTAATAGAACGAGGAGACACCTTTGCATATCTACCTATAGATATTAGTCAGAATGTACTAGACGGTCTTAAAGAAAGTGTAGAAAGAGAAATACCAGATATTGTCATAAAACCTCAGCAAGGAACCTATTTTGAAGTCCTTGAAGATGTTGCTGGTTACAATGAACGCAAGAAGGTAATTATGGTACTAGGTTCAAATATAGGAAACCTACTACACCCACAGGCTATAGATTTCCTTACAAATATCCAGAATGCAATGACCCCAGGAGATTTGCTTTATATGGGATTTGATCAAAAGAAAAATCCGCAGACTATACTTGACGCTTATAATGACCCTGAAGGGGTTACCGAGGCGTTTAATAAAAACTTACTGCACCGTATTAATAATGAAATGGATGCAGATTTTAATCCTGATAATTTTAAACACTGGGAAGTTTATGACCCAGAAACAGGCACTGCCAAAAGTTATCTTGTAAGTACAAAAGACCAGTCTGTTACTATAAAATCGCTAGACCTTAAAGTAGATTTTACCGCATGGGAAACCATACATACGGAGATTAGTCAGAAATATGATGATAACATTGTAGAGTGGCTAGCTAGTGAATCTGGACTTGAGATAGTCAATGAATTTTCAGACAGCAAAGCTTATTATAAAAACTACTTATTCAAGAAAAAATAA
- the egtB gene encoding ergothioneine biosynthesis protein EgtB has translation MIAIENLVEFFNETRAHTENICKPLEIEDYVVQPIAHVSPPKWHLGHTTWFFEEFILKHHKQGYTLFSEDFAFVFNSYYESVGKRVVRTDRGNLSRPTVDQVYAYRKYVTQALQELLEEEITPTVKKLLTIGIHHEKQHQELLVTDIKYILGNNPLTPIYGGELRFRESEKGTQPSFISIREGVYEIGHTGKEFCYDNELGRHKVYLHDYEISNKLVTNDEWIAFIEAGGYQETLLWHAEGWDWVNTHEITAPMYWHLVDDQWHQYTLNNGLQKINPDDTLVHISYYEAFAFAQWKGMRLPTEFEWEVASSQLDWGDRWEWTESSYLPYPGYTKEEGSLGEYNGKFMVNQKVLRGGSVATPSKHTRHTYRNFFQTGLRWQFTGLRLAK, from the coding sequence ATGATTGCTATAGAAAACCTTGTCGAATTCTTTAATGAAACTCGAGCACACACAGAGAACATCTGTAAACCACTAGAAATTGAGGATTACGTAGTGCAACCCATTGCACACGTCTCTCCCCCAAAGTGGCACCTAGGCCATACAACTTGGTTTTTTGAAGAATTTATTCTCAAGCATCATAAGCAGGGATACACTCTTTTTAGTGAAGACTTTGCATTCGTATTTAATAGCTACTATGAGAGCGTAGGAAAAAGAGTCGTGCGCACAGATCGCGGCAACCTATCAAGACCAACAGTAGACCAAGTATATGCATACCGTAAATACGTCACTCAAGCACTCCAAGAGCTTCTTGAGGAAGAAATTACACCCACGGTAAAAAAGCTACTCACTATTGGCATACACCACGAGAAACAGCATCAAGAATTACTTGTCACAGATATTAAATACATTTTAGGTAACAATCCCCTTACGCCTATTTACGGAGGAGAATTACGCTTTCGCGAAAGCGAAAAAGGAACACAACCAAGCTTCATCTCTATTAGAGAAGGAGTTTATGAAATAGGTCACACAGGAAAAGAGTTTTGCTACGACAATGAATTAGGCCGTCACAAAGTATACTTGCACGATTATGAAATATCAAACAAACTAGTAACTAATGATGAGTGGATAGCATTTATTGAAGCTGGAGGTTATCAAGAAACACTCTTATGGCATGCCGAAGGCTGGGACTGGGTAAATACTCACGAGATAACTGCTCCCATGTACTGGCATCTAGTAGATGATCAATGGCACCAATACACGCTCAATAATGGATTACAAAAAATTAATCCAGATGACACACTTGTTCATATCTCCTATTACGAAGCATTTGCTTTTGCACAATGGAAAGGAATGAGGTTACCTACAGAATTTGAATGGGAGGTCGCTAGCTCCCAACTAGACTGGGGTGATCGATGGGAATGGACAGAAAGCTCATACTTACCTTACCCTGGCTACACTAAAGAAGAAGGATCACTAGGGGAATATAACGGGAAGTTCATGGTTAATCAAAAAGTCTTGAGAGGTGGCTCTGTAGCCACGCCATCTAAACATACAAGACATACCTATCGCAATTTCTTTCAGACCGGATTACGCTGGCAATTTACAGGCTTACGCCTAGCCAAATAA
- a CDS encoding energy transducer TonB: protein MKKLLFVLALVAGITTMNAQEGVYMKKSTTLRLDEVPPTWPGCTGSINDKNNCLRQKLATHVVRNMKFPSDYQKGARVVVDMVINKEGKPVVKNVTGGTPGMQKAVKTAIMTIPQLKPGNIGGTPKESKLKLPFTF from the coding sequence ATGAAAAAATTATTATTTGTACTCGCACTTGTAGCTGGAATCACAACTATGAATGCTCAAGAAGGAGTTTACATGAAAAAGTCTACCACACTGAGACTTGATGAAGTCCCTCCTACGTGGCCTGGTTGTACTGGATCTATAAATGACAAAAACAACTGCTTAAGGCAAAAACTAGCAACTCACGTTGTACGCAACATGAAGTTTCCAAGTGATTACCAAAAAGGTGCACGTGTTGTAGTAGACATGGTAATTAATAAAGAAGGAAAGCCAGTAGTAAAAAATGTTACTGGTGGCACTCCTGGAATGCAAAAGGCTGTAAAAACAGCAATTATGACTATCCCACAATTAAAACCTGGAAATATAGGAGGAACTCCTAAGGAGAGTAAGCTCAAACTTCCATTTACATTTTAA
- a CDS encoding thymidylate synthase, with protein MKQYHDLIKHVLENGNQKGDRTGTGTKSVFGYQMRFDLSEGFPMVTTKKLHLKSIVYELLWFLQGDTNIEYLQENGVRIWNEWADENGDLGPVYGYQWRNWNGDEIDQIKDIVETLKTNPNSRRMLVSAWNPSVMPDTSASFSENVANGKAALPPCHAFFQFYVADGKLSCQLYQRSADIFLGVPFNIASYALFTMMMAQVCGYEAGEFIHTFGDAHIYSNHMEQVELQLSREFRTLPTLKINPDVKDIFGFTFDDFTLENYNPHPHIKGAVAI; from the coding sequence ATGAAACAATATCACGACCTCATCAAACATGTACTAGAAAACGGAAATCAAAAAGGTGACCGCACAGGTACAGGAACAAAGAGCGTTTTTGGTTATCAAATGCGATTTGACCTCTCTGAAGGATTCCCAATGGTGACAACTAAAAAATTGCACCTTAAATCTATTGTATACGAACTGTTATGGTTCTTACAGGGAGACACAAACATTGAATATTTACAAGAAAATGGTGTGCGCATCTGGAATGAGTGGGCCGATGAGAATGGCGATCTTGGACCTGTTTACGGATACCAATGGCGCAACTGGAATGGTGATGAGATTGACCAAATAAAAGATATTGTAGAAACACTCAAAACAAACCCTAATAGTCGTAGAATGCTCGTGAGCGCATGGAATCCCTCTGTGATGCCAGACACCTCGGCATCTTTCTCAGAGAATGTTGCAAATGGTAAAGCCGCGCTTCCACCATGTCACGCTTTCTTCCAGTTTTATGTTGCAGATGGCAAGTTAAGCTGCCAGTTATATCAACGCAGTGCAGACATATTTTTAGGAGTTCCATTTAATATCGCAAGTTATGCGCTCTTTACAATGATGATGGCTCAGGTTTGTGGTTATGAAGCTGGAGAGTTTATACACACCTTTGGAGATGCTCATATCTACTCAAACCACATGGAACAAGTTGAGCTTCAACTCTCAAGAGAATTCCGTACTTTGCCTACATTAAAAATTAACCCTGACGTAAAAGATATCTTTGGCTTCACTTTTGATGACTTTACTTTAGAAAACTATAATCCGCATCCACATATTAAAGGAGCAGTGGCTATTTAA
- a CDS encoding carboxypeptidase-like regulatory domain-containing protein: MKTIYNVTKFTWASMLMLFPLLILAQTATTTITGSINDRETRQAISGATITLVGTNISTISNTEGDFALKIIETTTKPSLLIEALGYKNSIQDIADIDNDIDIRLSPKSVDLSEVQVVGYKSAKELVKKVFNKKRENYIGEPLKMTAFYRETIKKRNKNASLAEAVVSIQKEGYISNKEDQIRLLKSRKSTDYAKLDTIALKLQGGPFSTLYVDVMKYPEYIFTPETLNAYNFSFETPTELNGKDVLVVGFEPKPNIVGPLYAGQLYVSSTSLALQKATFTLDLTNEIEVNKMFVKSKPNGVRVKARDISYEVDYREKNGKWYYGYGKANLSFEVKKRRRLFKSIYTLSCEMAVTDWKVTTANAFNKSGEISPSIIMADENLGFGDPEFWGEYNVIEPERSIEAAIKKIKRNLEKDDNYRASLGGK, translated from the coding sequence ATGAAAACTATTTACAATGTTACCAAATTTACTTGGGCGAGTATGCTCATGCTTTTCCCATTACTCATCTTGGCTCAAACTGCCACCACGACCATTACCGGATCTATAAATGACCGCGAAACCAGGCAAGCTATTAGCGGAGCAACCATCACGCTAGTAGGTACAAACATAAGTACCATCTCAAATACCGAGGGGGATTTTGCTTTGAAGATAATAGAGACCACCACTAAGCCATCTTTACTTATTGAAGCCTTAGGATATAAAAACAGCATACAAGATATTGCAGATATTGATAATGATATTGACATACGCCTATCTCCAAAGAGCGTTGACCTAAGCGAGGTGCAGGTTGTTGGTTACAAATCTGCCAAAGAACTTGTGAAAAAAGTCTTTAATAAAAAGAGAGAAAACTACATAGGTGAACCGCTCAAGATGACGGCATTCTATCGAGAGACTATCAAGAAAAGAAACAAAAATGCATCGCTAGCCGAGGCAGTTGTCTCTATCCAAAAGGAAGGATACATAAGCAACAAGGAAGACCAAATACGCTTACTTAAATCAAGAAAAAGCACAGATTACGCTAAGCTTGATACTATCGCTTTAAAACTGCAAGGAGGGCCTTTTAGCACCTTATACGTAGATGTAATGAAGTATCCGGAATACATCTTTACACCAGAAACCTTGAATGCTTATAATTTTAGCTTTGAAACTCCTACAGAGCTCAACGGTAAAGATGTACTAGTAGTGGGATTTGAGCCAAAACCTAACATTGTAGGACCTTTATATGCCGGCCAACTTTATGTAAGTTCTACATCGCTAGCATTGCAAAAAGCAACATTTACACTAGATCTTACAAACGAAATTGAGGTAAACAAAATGTTTGTAAAAAGTAAACCCAATGGCGTTCGAGTAAAAGCTAGAGACATCTCTTATGAAGTAGATTATCGTGAGAAAAATGGAAAATGGTATTACGGCTATGGGAAAGCAAATTTATCTTTTGAGGTAAAAAAGCGACGACGTCTTTTTAAATCAATTTATACACTCTCTTGCGAGATGGCAGTAACAGACTGGAAGGTAACTACTGCAAATGCTTTTAATAAGAGTGGAGAGATATCTCCATCGATAATCATGGCAGATGAAAACCTAGGCTTTGGAGATCCAGAATTTTGGGGAGAATACAACGTCATAGAACCTGAAAGATCTATAGAAGCAGCCATAAAAAAAATAAAACGTAACCTAGAAAAAGATGATAATTATCGTGCTTCTCTAGGAGGCAAATAA
- a CDS encoding NupC/NupG family nucleoside CNT transporter gives MRKLLLTLLVLLSSFTAFAQEAPQAIMDVVPSQGFSLESFGRGVLGMCSLILIAFLFSSNRKAINWKTVAVGLAFQLVIAVGVLKVAFIEKIFDFIGGIFVAILNFTLAGSDFLFQGLVSDTSTFGYIFAFQVLPTIIFFSALTSVMYYFGVIQKVVKAFGWLLSKLLGISGAESLSVAGNIFLGQTEAPLLIKAYLEKMNKSEILLVMIGGMATVAGAVLAAYIGFLGGEDEALRLIFAKHLLAASVMAAPGAIVISKILYPQTEEVNTDVSVSNDKIGANVLDAIANGTTEGLRLAVNVGAMLLVFVAFIAMANGILGWIGEVTTINDWVAANSTYPKLSLEAILGTIFAPLMWLIGVASEDTTMMGQLLGIKLAASEFVGYIQLAELKNTANAIHLNNEKSIIMATYMLCGFANFASIGIQIGGIGSLAPGQRTQLSRFGLKALIGGSIASLISATIAGMIIG, from the coding sequence ATGCGCAAATTACTACTTACCCTATTGGTATTATTAAGTTCATTTACCGCATTTGCGCAAGAGGCACCTCAAGCCATTATGGATGTGGTTCCTTCTCAAGGATTTTCTCTTGAAAGCTTTGGACGTGGTGTATTAGGGATGTGCTCTCTTATACTAATTGCTTTTTTATTTAGTAGTAATCGCAAAGCAATAAACTGGAAAACGGTAGCCGTAGGCCTCGCATTCCAACTTGTTATTGCCGTAGGAGTACTTAAGGTTGCTTTTATAGAAAAGATTTTTGACTTCATTGGAGGAATCTTTGTTGCTATATTAAACTTTACGCTTGCTGGTAGTGACTTCCTGTTTCAAGGGCTGGTAAGTGACACCTCTACCTTTGGGTACATATTTGCTTTTCAAGTATTACCTACCATCATATTTTTCTCTGCTCTTACCTCTGTCATGTATTACTTTGGAGTAATACAAAAAGTGGTAAAAGCTTTTGGATGGTTATTATCTAAATTATTAGGCATCTCTGGAGCAGAGAGTTTGAGTGTTGCTGGTAACATCTTCTTAGGGCAAACTGAGGCACCACTTTTAATTAAAGCATACCTAGAAAAAATGAACAAGTCAGAAATTCTGCTTGTTATGATAGGCGGCATGGCAACTGTAGCAGGAGCTGTACTTGCGGCATACATAGGATTCCTTGGCGGTGAAGATGAAGCTTTACGCCTCATATTTGCAAAGCACTTGCTTGCTGCCTCTGTCATGGCTGCACCTGGTGCAATTGTAATATCAAAAATATTATATCCTCAAACCGAAGAGGTAAACACAGACGTGAGTGTATCTAATGATAAAATAGGAGCAAACGTTCTTGACGCTATCGCAAATGGTACTACAGAAGGTCTTAGACTTGCCGTAAACGTAGGTGCTATGCTTTTAGTCTTTGTAGCTTTTATAGCAATGGCAAACGGTATCTTAGGTTGGATAGGCGAAGTGACCACAATAAATGATTGGGTTGCAGCAAACTCTACATACCCTAAACTTTCACTTGAGGCCATCTTAGGAACCATCTTTGCCCCTTTAATGTGGCTTATAGGAGTTGCAAGTGAAGACACCACAATGATGGGACAACTACTCGGGATCAAACTAGCAGCCAGCGAGTTTGTAGGTTATATCCAGCTCGCAGAACTTAAGAATACTGCAAATGCAATTCACCTCAACAATGAGAAGTCTATCATTATGGCGACTTATATGCTTTGTGGTTTTGCAAATTTTGCCTCTATAGGTATACAGATAGGCGGTATTGGATCTCTAGCTCCTGGACAGCGCACGCAGCTGTCTCGTTTCGGATTAAAAGCGCTTATCGGAGGGTCTATCGCTTCATTAATTTCGGCTACTATTGCAGGGATGATTATTGGTTAA
- a CDS encoding bifunctional nuclease family protein, with translation MSLVRLNIKGISYSQTQNGAYALILTEQGGERKLPIVIGAFEAQSIAIALEKEIKPPRPLTHDLFKNFADRFDVVIKQVIIHKLVDGVFYSSIICERDNIEEIIDARTSDAISLALRFQAPIFTYKNILDKAGIFLKGNTNPEEFTEDDEILMDEILLEDETSSSDSDYNKLSLQDLHNKLDQAVHSEDYETAAQLRDEISKRN, from the coding sequence ATGAGCTTAGTGCGTTTAAATATAAAAGGAATATCCTACAGCCAGACTCAGAATGGAGCATATGCTTTGATTCTCACTGAGCAAGGAGGAGAGCGTAAATTACCTATAGTTATAGGAGCCTTTGAGGCACAATCTATTGCAATCGCTTTAGAAAAAGAAATCAAACCACCTCGTCCTCTTACGCACGACCTGTTTAAAAACTTTGCAGATCGCTTTGATGTGGTTATTAAACAAGTGATTATTCATAAACTTGTTGATGGCGTTTTTTACTCTAGCATTATTTGCGAGCGTGATAACATTGAAGAAATAATAGACGCGCGTACTAGTGATGCTATATCACTAGCCTTACGTTTCCAAGCGCCTATTTTTACTTATAAAAACATTCTAGACAAAGCAGGCATTTTCTTAAAAGGAAACACAAACCCTGAAGAGTTTACAGAAGATGACGAAATCCTAATGGATGAAATCTTACTAGAAGACGAGACATCTTCTAGCGATAGTGATTATAACAAATTGTCACTTCAAGACTTACACAATAAACTTGATCAAGCGGTACATAGTGAAGACTATGAAACTGCTGCCCAGTTAAGAGATGAAATCTCAAAACGCAACTAA
- a CDS encoding electron transfer flavoprotein subunit alpha/FixB family protein, whose amino-acid sequence MSVLVYTESENGVFKKASLEVASYAKGIADMMGTSVTAVAVNGGDTAPLGTYGVDKVLNIKDAKLDAFNAAAYAKGIAAAAKAEGAQVVVLTQSANAKYLAPLLAVALEAGYASNVVSLPESASPFTVKRTAFTNKAFSHTEISTEIKIVGLGQNAYGLKEASGAAATEDFSPELGDFGVEVQSVDKATDKVSIADAEVVVSAGRGLKGPENWGMIEEMADILGAATACSKPVSDLGWRPHGEHVGQTGKPVASNLYIAIGISGAIQHLAGINSSKVKVVINNDPEAPFFKAADYGIVGDAFEVVPELNEKLRAFKAANS is encoded by the coding sequence ATGTCAGTTTTAGTATATACAGAATCAGAAAACGGAGTGTTTAAGAAAGCTTCTTTAGAAGTTGCTTCTTATGCAAAAGGAATTGCAGATATGATGGGAACATCTGTAACTGCAGTTGCCGTAAATGGTGGAGATACTGCACCATTAGGAACTTACGGAGTAGATAAAGTTCTTAACATAAAAGACGCAAAGCTAGATGCATTTAATGCTGCAGCTTATGCAAAAGGAATCGCAGCTGCTGCAAAGGCAGAAGGTGCTCAAGTAGTAGTACTTACACAGAGCGCAAATGCTAAGTATCTTGCACCTCTTCTAGCAGTAGCGCTAGAGGCAGGATACGCATCAAATGTAGTATCACTTCCAGAAAGTGCTTCTCCATTTACTGTAAAGCGTACTGCTTTTACAAACAAGGCTTTTAGCCACACAGAAATCTCTACTGAAATTAAAATAGTAGGACTTGGGCAAAACGCTTATGGCCTTAAAGAAGCTTCTGGAGCCGCTGCAACAGAAGACTTTTCTCCAGAGCTCGGAGATTTTGGTGTAGAAGTACAATCTGTAGATAAAGCAACAGATAAAGTGTCTATTGCAGATGCAGAGGTTGTAGTATCAGCAGGTCGCGGACTTAAAGGACCAGAAAACTGGGGGATGATAGAAGAAATGGCAGATATTCTTGGAGCAGCAACAGCTTGTTCTAAGCCTGTGTCAGATTTAGGATGGAGACCTCACGGTGAGCACGTAGGACAAACTGGTAAGCCAGTAGCGTCTAACCTGTATATCGCAATAGGAATCTCTGGAGCGATACAGCACCTTGCTGGGATTAACTCTTCTAAAGTAAAAGTAGTAATCAACAACGACCCAGAAGCTCCTTTCTTTAAAGCAGCAGATTATGGAATCGTAGGAGATGCTTTTGAAGTTGTCCCAGAACTTAACGAAAAATTAAGAGCGTTTAAAGCTGCAAATAGCTAG
- a CDS encoding electron transfer flavoprotein subunit beta/FixA family protein has product MKILVCISHVPDTTSKINFTDGDTKFDTNGVQFVINPNDEFGLTRAMWFKEKQGASVDVINVGGPETEPTLRKALAIGADTAIRVNVEAKDGFQVAKELAKVVQDGGYDLVIAGRESIDYNGGMVPGMLAGLTGANFVNTCISLDVDGTTATATREIDGGKETVKTSLPLVIGGQKGLVEESDLRIPNMRGIMMARKKPLSVVEPSGAGTETNAVSFEKPAPKGAVKLVETVDELIDLLHNEAKAI; this is encoded by the coding sequence ATGAAAATATTAGTGTGCATCAGTCACGTACCTGATACGACATCAAAAATTAACTTCACAGACGGAGATACAAAATTTGATACTAACGGTGTTCAATTTGTAATCAACCCAAACGATGAGTTTGGATTGACACGTGCTATGTGGTTTAAAGAAAAACAAGGAGCCTCTGTAGACGTGATAAACGTAGGAGGACCAGAAACAGAACCTACACTTCGTAAAGCGCTTGCAATAGGAGCAGATACTGCCATCCGTGTGAATGTGGAAGCAAAAGATGGTTTTCAAGTAGCAAAGGAACTTGCAAAAGTTGTTCAAGATGGAGGGTATGATCTAGTAATTGCTGGTCGTGAGTCTATTGATTACAATGGTGGTATGGTACCTGGAATGCTTGCTGGACTTACAGGAGCAAACTTTGTAAACACATGTATCTCACTAGATGTAGACGGGACAACAGCTACTGCTACTAGAGAAATAGATGGCGGAAAAGAAACTGTAAAGACTTCGCTTCCTCTAGTAATAGGAGGTCAAAAAGGTCTTGTAGAAGAAAGCGACCTACGAATTCCTAACATGAGAGGAATTATGATGGCTCGTAAAAAACCATTAAGCGTAGTAGAACCTTCTGGAGCTGGAACCGAAACAAATGCTGTTTCTTTTGAAAAGCCTGCACCTAAAGGGGCTGTTAAACTTGTAGAAACAGTAGACGAGTTAATCGACCTGTTACACAACGAAGCAAAAGCTATCTAA